The Candidatus Binatus sp. genome contains a region encoding:
- a CDS encoding BrnA antitoxin family protein produces MKKAVPKFRTEDAEREFWASHDSTDYIDWRKAKRVTLPNLKPSSQTISIRIPKPMLDRLKLLANKRDVPYQSLLKMFVAERLKAEFKF; encoded by the coding sequence ATGAAAAAAGCTGTACCGAAATTCAGGACCGAAGATGCCGAGCGCGAGTTTTGGGCGTCGCACGACTCGACGGATTATATTGACTGGCGCAAGGCCAAACGCGTAACGCTGCCGAACCTGAAGCCGTCGTCCCAAACCATCTCGATTCGCATCCCGAAGCCGATGCTGGATCGCTTGAAGCTCCTGGCCAACAAGCGCGACGTGCCCTATCAATCGCTGCTGAAGATGTTCGTCGCTGAGCGGCTGAAGGCCGAATTCAAATTCTGA
- the modC gene encoding molybdenum ABC transporter ATP-binding protein, which produces MASGNSGESDGRLSVRIAYRTSNSFMLEAEFEASAGFTMILGPSGGGKTTILNCIAGLAQPDAGRISLGARVLFDSDARIDMPVAERRLGYVFQNLALFPHLTVAQNVQYGIARMPAAQRRARMMTMLESFRIANLIARKPGEISGGERQRVALARSLVTNPAAILLDEPLVALDHATRSKILDDLRAWNAAHEIPILYVTHSPEEAFALGERVLVLEAGRILAQGMPHDVLATPRHETIAQVVGFENVFDATVRSIAETQGTMLCQLDGSTTRLEVPLGHAETGARVRIAIRAGDIIVAGEQPHGLSARNSFPGRVLSMRREGARIVVMIDAAGATFEVHLTPGAIDALRIEEGKEVWLVIKTYSCNLVEPSAR; this is translated from the coding sequence ATGGCATCCGGCAACAGTGGCGAAAGCGACGGGCGTCTGTCGGTCCGCATCGCGTATCGGACCTCGAACAGCTTCATGCTCGAGGCCGAGTTCGAGGCGTCGGCCGGCTTCACGATGATCCTGGGGCCGTCGGGCGGCGGAAAGACGACCATCCTGAATTGCATTGCGGGACTCGCGCAGCCCGATGCCGGCAGGATATCGCTCGGTGCGCGAGTGCTGTTCGATTCGGATGCGCGCATCGACATGCCGGTGGCGGAGCGCCGATTGGGATACGTGTTTCAAAATCTCGCGCTGTTTCCCCATCTGACGGTCGCGCAGAACGTTCAATACGGGATCGCGAGGATGCCGGCCGCGCAGCGGCGCGCGCGAATGATGACGATGCTCGAGTCGTTTCGCATCGCGAATCTGATCGCTCGTAAGCCCGGCGAGATTTCCGGCGGCGAGCGCCAGCGCGTGGCGCTCGCGCGATCGCTGGTGACGAATCCGGCGGCGATCCTGCTCGACGAGCCGCTGGTCGCGCTCGACCACGCGACCCGGTCGAAGATTCTCGACGACTTGCGCGCCTGGAATGCGGCCCACGAAATTCCAATCCTCTACGTCACCCATTCGCCCGAGGAGGCATTCGCGCTAGGCGAGCGGGTGTTGGTGCTCGAAGCCGGACGCATCCTCGCTCAAGGGATGCCGCATGACGTGCTCGCGACGCCGCGGCACGAAACGATCGCGCAGGTAGTCGGCTTCGAAAATGTTTTCGACGCGACGGTGAGATCGATCGCGGAGACTCAGGGCACGATGCTGTGTCAGTTGGACGGGAGCACGACTCGCCTGGAAGTGCCGCTGGGCCACGCGGAAACGGGAGCGCGGGTGCGGATCGCGATTCGCGCCGGCGATATCATCGTTGCGGGCGAGCAACCGCATGGGCTAAGTGCGCGCAACTCTTTTCCGGGACGAGTCCTATCGATGCGCCGCGAAGGCGCGAGGATAGTAGTCATGATCGATGCGGCGGGCGCGACCTTCGAGGTTCATCTGACGCCGGGCGCAATCGATGCGTTGCGAATCGAAGAGGGAAAAGAGGTCTGGCTGGTGATCAAGACCTACTCGTGCAACCTGGTCGAGCCTTCCGCGCGGTAA
- the modB gene encoding molybdate ABC transporter permease subunit has protein sequence MDWSAIFLTLRLALLVCAILLVVATPIAWWLSFTRWRWKFFVESIVALPLVLPPTVLGFYVLVAMGSNSPLGRWYQSLTGHGLPFTFEGLAIASVIYSLPFAVQPMAAAFSQVDRNLINASSILGASRIRTFIRVVLPLSIGGVVTGFVLSFAHTLGEFGVVLMVGGDIPGVTRTVSIAIYDHVQALDYAGANRMALILMAFSFVTLSITYSLNRRIWAVWPMHR, from the coding sequence ATGGATTGGAGCGCGATTTTCCTGACGCTACGACTCGCGTTGCTCGTTTGCGCGATCTTGCTGGTGGTCGCGACGCCGATCGCATGGTGGCTCAGCTTCACCCGCTGGCGATGGAAATTTTTCGTCGAATCCATCGTCGCGCTGCCGCTCGTGCTCCCGCCAACCGTGCTCGGCTTCTACGTGCTGGTCGCGATGGGTTCGAACAGCCCGCTTGGCCGCTGGTATCAATCTTTAACCGGCCACGGGTTGCCGTTCACCTTCGAAGGCCTGGCGATCGCGTCGGTCATCTACAGCCTGCCCTTTGCGGTACAGCCGATGGCGGCGGCGTTCTCGCAGGTGGATCGCAACTTGATCAACGCGTCGTCGATACTCGGCGCCTCGCGGATTCGCACTTTCATTCGCGTCGTGCTCCCGCTTTCAATAGGCGGCGTGGTCACCGGCTTCGTGCTGAGCTTCGCGCACACGCTCGGCGAGTTCGGCGTGGTGCTGATGGTGGGCGGCGACATCCCAGGCGTGACGCGCACGGTCTCGATCGCGATTTACGATCATGTGCAGGCGCTCGACTACGCCGGCGCCAATCGCATGGCGCTTATCCTGATGGCGTTTTCGTTCGTCACGCTGTCGATCACCTATTCGCTCAACCGCCGAATCTGGGCGGTCTGGCCGATGCATCGCTAG